In Puntigrus tetrazona isolate hp1 unplaced genomic scaffold, ASM1883169v1 S000000663, whole genome shotgun sequence, a single genomic region encodes these proteins:
- the LOC122334874 gene encoding kanadaptin, producing the protein MESECSQQTENNHIEMETEKSSDPENGQSSDTKQDTSSTAVDPFKKPDVFVPPSLTVRKSAGLNSSKKLAEELNSSRSENEDTRLDTKHQQSSAKSADTLTDLSDNPSSEKSEPQKAKPKPKDIRPKVPAKLPPAGKFPPLPYTEPPWGSIPDISYSFELLKNGAILDTVPLTQRSYFVVGRLPVCDVSLEHPSISRYHAVVQYRGRAGQDGVLGEEKGFYVYDLGSTHGTFVNKNKIPPKTYIRLRVGHVLKFGGSTRLFILQGPEFDEEAESELTVTELRERAKKQREELEKRMMGDGSDEEEEEKEDSEASATTRSSSEDTGCSWGMDEEVVPEEDENEENPFATEFQEDQEAAYLKDPKKALQGFYDREGEELEFEYEEKGHGTWLCRIKLPVDDAMGRQLVAEVTHSGKKKEAAIQCCLEACRILEARGLLRQEAVSRKRKKKNWEDEDFYDSDDDTFLDRTGAVEKKRTERMKKAGKIHERPDTYESLLAKLTEVEKELAETEKKLSSSGKGISSSSTEDPLDAFMSSVRRETALDGVERKKLHLHVAELKKESQRLCKLADLAKPTQLPSLQPSVSNSQSTDTEKSKKSLPMFGAMKGGSKFKLKTGTIGRLPPKRTNLPPELFNMKEMPSGGEEEEEEEEEKEKNKTEDAVTDGDMEVVQAAEMTSSEYSSEDRAETQADHPSNAEGDHEDHPAKMVASHENQTSSHLQKKSASRPKEEIDKSVSNVPKTNTKKKMTGPSRPPVTMSKQYPEDDPDYCVWVPPSGQTGDGRTHLNDKYGY; encoded by the exons ATGGAGTCTGAATGCAGCCAACAGACAGAAAATAATCACATTGAAATGGAAACAGAAAAGAGCTCGGACCCTGAAAACGGTCAAAGCAGTGATACTAAACAGGACACCAGCAGCACCGCAGTTGATCCATTTAAGAAGCCGGATGTTTTTGTCCCTCCATCTCTTACTGTGAGGAAATCAGCAGGATTAAACTCAAGCAAGAAGCTCGCAGAGGAATTAAACAGCAGCAGATCAGAAAATGAAGACACACGTCTTGATACTAAACATCAGCAATCATCTGCAAAATCTGCAGACACTCTAACAGACCTGTCCGATAATCCATCATCCGAGAAATCAGAACCACAGAAGGCTAAGCCCAAACCAAAAGACATTCGACCCAAGGTCCCTGCCAAGCTCCCCCCGGCAGGTAAATTTCCTCCGCTCCCGTACACCGAGCCCCCATGGGGGTCTATACCTGATATCAGCTACTCGTTTGAGCTGCTGAAAAACGGGGCGATTTTGGATACGGTCCCGCTGACTCAGAGGAGTTACTTTGTGGTGGGTCGGTTGCCGGTGTGTGATGTGTCTCTGGAGCATCCGTCCATCTCCCGCTATCACGCCGTGGTGCAGTACCGGGGCAGAGCTGGGCAGGACGGAGTCTTAGGAGAGGAGAAGGGCTTCTATGTCTATGATCTGGGGAGCACACATGGGACATTCGTGAATAAGAACAAAATACCCCCTAAAACATACATAAGACTCCGAGTGGGACATGTTCTGAAGTTTGGAGGAAGCACACGACTCTTTATTTTGCAG GGACCAGAGTTTGATGAAGAAGCAGAATCTGAACTGACAGTGACAGAGCTCAGAGAGCGTGCTAAAAAACAGAGGGAAGAGCTGGAGAAGAGGATGATGGGTGATGGCtcagatgaggaggaggaggagaaagaggacaGTGAAGCTAGTGCGACAACGAGAAGCTCCTCAGAAGATACTGGCTGCTCTTGGGGAATGG aTGAAGAGGTAGTGCCAGAAGAGGATGAAAATGAGGAGAATCCATTTGCAACAGAATTTCAAGAGGATCAGGAAGCAGCATACTTAAAAGATCCTAAAAAGGCATTACAGGGCTTTTATGACAGAGAAG gAGAAGAACTAGAGTTTGAGTATGAAGAAAAAGGCCATGGTACCTGGCTTTGCAGAATTAA GTTGCCTGTGGATGATGCTATGGGCAGGCAGCTGGTGGCTGAAGTTACCCACTCAGGGAAAAAGAAAGAGGCGGCCATCCAATGCTGTTTAGAGGCCTGCCGCATTCTAGAGGCCCGTGGTCTTCTGAGGCAGGAGGCAG TATCCCGAAAACGCAAGAAAAAGAACTGGGAAGATGAAGATTTTTATGACAGCGATGATGACACATTCCTTGATCGGACAGGAGCAGTGGAGAAAAAGCGGACTGAGCGCATGAAGAAGGCTGGAAAGATTCATGAGCGTCCTGATACATATGAATCACTG CTAGCCAAACTGACTGAGGTTGAAAAGGAGCTAGCTGAGACTGAGAAAAAGCTCAGTTCTTCTGGCAAAG GAATCTCCAGTTCTTCTACAGAGGACCCTCTAGATGCTTTCATGAGCTCTGTGCGTAGAGAGACAGCTCTGGATGGAGTGGAGAGAAAGAAGCTACATTTACATGTAGCTGAGTTGAAGAAGGAAAGTCAGAGACTATGCAAGCTAGCAGACCTGGCAAAACCTACCCAACTGCCTTCATTACAGCCCAGCGT atcTAATAGTCAGTCCACAGACACTGAGAAATCTAAGAAGTCTCTGCCTATGTTTGGAGCTATGAAAGGAGGGAGTAAATTCAAACTGAAGACTGGAACTATAGGA AGGTTGCCCCCAAAGCGAACAAATCTTCCTCCTGAGCTCTTCAATATGAAAGAAATGCCCTCTGGtggtgaggaagaggaagaagaggaggaggagaaggaaaaaaacaagacagagGATGCAGTCACAGATGGTGATATGGAGGTTGTTCAGGCTGCAGAGATGACCAGCTCAGAATACTCCAGTGAAGACAGAGCTGAAACTCAGGCAGACCACCCTTCTAATG CCGAAGGAGACCATGAGGACCACCCTGCTAAGATGGTTGCATCTCATGAAAATCAGACGTCATCCCATCTTCAAAAGAAAAGTGCCTCTCGTCCAAAAG